From the Anopheles merus strain MAF chromosome 2L, AmerM5.1, whole genome shotgun sequence genome, the window ATTTGATCACTTTCTCTCGTTGACTTTGGTCGCAATTCAACTGTCTCGGCGCGGTTCAATATGTTGCAATTGCAATTGGCTCGTGTCTCTATGTACATGCAATTTCTTCAACAGGGCCGATATGCACTCCACCGCCTGCTCGATGTTTCTGTTACAAAATGGAAAGGGTTTTCCATTAACAGGGCTGCGATACGTTGACAAAAACGAGCGTAAACACGTTTCAGTACAATTATCGAAGAACTGTGGCTGGTTGGGTTATGCTATTGttattgttcaattttccatcctcttttgatttgattttacaACTGGGTGCCGCTACGCTTTGCTAAGGCCAACGATAACAAGCAGCATAACATTGGGTTTCAAGAATACGAATGTAAAACGGACGACACAGATTTCATACGTTCGTGTAATGCGATTACATATGGAACATTAAAATTGAGACTCAGTAGCAGTAAAAACAGAAGTGGTAGAAATCCATTACAAAACCATTatttcgattccgattcccaATCTATCGTGCGCGTGTAAACTTgaatgtgcaaaaaaaaaccttttcaaTGGCATCGTGGCAACTATTCCATTCTATGCGCAAAAACTATCTCACCTTGACCCACTCTACAGCAAACGATGAAGAATGCCGGCCATACTGTAGCTCATATATTCTTCTGCGattatattttacattttgctAAGCTATTCGAttttaaagagaaaaaagctCGTGAAGTACATTCAACGGTAGTGcggtatttaaaaaaaaagaccgtATCACCTTTACTTATTGTATGTTATTGTATGGAAGTGTGCTAGGGAGCAACGTTCTCCGTTGAAATTTTTGTCAATATATTCCCTCTTTCTTATTGTTGATAGAAGAAGGACCAACCACTGTAGTGCAAAGATACATTGCGTCGCATAATCATCAAGCACTGGCGCACACACGGAGGTACGCATCTGCCACACAGCTCCTTGGCTCACATCACACAAAGTGCACACACTGGGATAGGGGAGACTTTAAACGcttcttcttttactttttcaaCGATGTTTGATCGTTTGAAAGCTAGCTCTTTCTTTTCTGATCCAGCCTTGAGCCAAAAAAAGTAGCACTGCCATGTGTATTAGGGGTCAGCTCCTGTCCACGCATACATCCTAGGTGATTGTGTGTGCTCATCCGCCACATTGAACGTACACCGCTAGCAAACCTCTTTCCATCCATATGGGTGAAATAGAATTAccttttttatctttcctTCTATCTTTGTGTCCGGCTGGCCTAGCAAGAATAAAATCGACACCGCACACGAAAaggcaacaagaaaaaaactaatgTAACCTGCAGGTCACACTGATTGGATGGTGTACCGTGCTGTTGTTCACAAATACATAGGCGATCTTGCACACATGTTGAGCTCGCATATTTGCGCATAGGTTCGAATGCACGATGAAAAAACGCCGATCCAAACGAACTAAACACACCAACCGACCGAAACGACACACCGACCACTACGGGCGATAGGAGAGAGAGACTTggacacgcacgcacacgacATTAGACAAGCAGGcgaaggaagaaagaaaaaaaacctctcgcCTGATCGACCAGATGGAGACCAAGGGACACTAGATTGACTGAGACGATTCAAGGCACGATACCGTACCTGCTGGATTTCCTCACTTTTCAATAATTCGTAATGAGTCTGATCTGTCTGCCACGGTAGCCCTACCCCTATCCCTGCATACATGCTTCCCTTCCCATTTCGTGGGCCTGCAACGTTACTCATCGTGATCACTTTGTCTGGCTCGCTGCTTCTCGCTCCCTCTTACATCACACTGGCTCGTGGCATTCCCCTTCGCCAGCAGATTGCCAAAAATTGCTGCAATCCAAGGGCCAATGACAGCGGAACGAGAATAGTTTAGCCGTATGCCGCTGCACCTATTCTATATACCATTTCTACCCAGCTGTGAAACGTGTGATCTACTTATGCTACCCACTCTTTGTCTATTTGCTAACCTACACTGCAGCCAACAGCCTGTTGAAGGATGTGTTAATCTTATCCATTAGGCGTCGCACACGGCCCACTACAAATTACTACTGTCGGTCCGCATTACATTCTCCATTACCACGGAGAGTGCTTGAAATTCGCACTGCAAACTCACTATTGGCTGGGGAAAATTGGTGACGAGAAATCATGCACAAAACCCTTCCTGATAAGGTTTTGTAATGGATTTTCACACTCTTCTGGTTCACTGCTTTCGCGCACTCGAATCTACCCGCTACACACAATGAGGCCACACACACTTTCTCGCTTTCtggtgacgacgacgacgacgacgacgacgacggcgaagCAACGACTCGTCGAAAAGGTGAGAGCGATCCTGCCACTGACGTCCAAAATCTCCCACATTCACTCCTTCCCACCTTTCCACGTACCTTTCCGTAACGCACACCGTATGTTTCAGAACATTTGTTCTTCCACACCACACGCCATTGGCTTCCCGCGAGTTCCAGCAGCGATGTTAGCACTTTTTGTAGTTAGCTTCAGAAAGATCTTGAGGTATCTAAAACACCCTAAAAACGCTTTTAAAATAAACCTTTTGACACCTTGTCACTTTGTACACAGTACAGCGCGCAAAAAGTTACACATGCACTCAAACGTAAAATGTCATCAATTATACATGATATTGTATAATGTTTAACATATGTACATTTGAATCGTTCAATTgatcaaacaaataaaacacttttttattataatggACACTAGAAAGTACTCACGGTTGTACACGAACGGCGGACGATGCCATCCACAATTGCtatggtgtgttttttgtacCCATCTGTTTATGCATACCCGTCACAACAAACTCtactgtgtgtgcgtgtatcgAAATGTCTGTCAAAATTGACAAGTTTATTCGTGTCGGTTCAATCCGGAaatatgttttgtattttttgttctaaCAAACCAATGCATCGTTATCTCGTTGCGAGGGCAGATATTTCTCAATTTATGTTCGGGGATAAACGATGTGGACGATGTAAATTCCTGTCGGGTAGGGATCAGGCTTTCTGCATTTTAGTTTAGTGTATTTTAATAATGAATGAGCTATACGGTAATGTAAGtcaatttattttgatttccCTTCACTTCATATAAGGTGTGTGATGATATATTGCTACACTTATTGCAGCTCATGTGCGCGACATAAACAACCGGAAAATTGTTAAACTAATGTTCAGAAAATGCAAAGAAAAGTAGGGTTGACTCTGTGAATGTATTTGTATACGTGATTGCACTCAATTGTCTcatatatttaaatttattggaAACTGATTTACTTCGATCTTGTATTCCAacgaaaaattataaaactaATAAGGTTTCTATTCTACCACACCAAATGTGAACATTTTGGGAAAAAGTATAATGCTGGCTGGAACTGTGTTCCCAAAGTGTAGTTTCGATTCGAACACCTATGCGCATGTTGATTACTTTGACAAAGTcccgacacaaaaaaaaacctttggaTATTTAACTATAAACGGCACAGTCCGTGTGGGCAATCGGCAAAATGAACCACAATTAAAACGAGTACAACACCATATCGAGCGCTCCAGCACGTGTTCTTTGCCGAAAAGGCCATCACACTatatttttgcctttttcaaACGCTGTCTTGCTTGTGCTTTTGTGTATCGATTCCTTTCGTGACGTTGTTCGCCCGTTTGTGAGGTATCCTCGTGCTCTTGTTGCTTTTGAAAAtctgaaattgaaattgaaaatgcaaaaagCAAGTTTATCTTTTATACCACTAAGTTGGGCAATCAAATTTAACTGAATGTGTGGTATTTTAGCAAATCGAAACAATTCTTTAGGGTCGCATCTTTCTTGAGAAACGATGAAATTACCTTCTAATATGTCAATTGGCGGATCAAGCAGACCTTTTCGCTGCAATTTTTTGTAGTACCATACTAATTTTGCTACTCCGAATCCCATGCTAGTGATCACCATTATGATGAATACCATTAACGAAGAATACTGAGAGgagaaaaacagaacacatATAAGCTAAACATTGGTCTTTGCGATACCTGCATAGCTGCAAATTTACACACCCTGATGGTCGGATTTTCTGTTAGTAACATATCGGCCAGCACGATGCACAAGCCGATCACACAGCCAATCGCACTGCCAATGAATGGGGAACGCTTTTCGTCCTCACGCTCTTTGTTGCTTAACGTGGCAGCTTTCCGCGCAGCCTGAATAATTCCCATATCCTGTGGTTGAAGTTGCAGCGCCTTGCCGTACGAGAGCAGCGCTGTGTCGTACTGCCCTACAGCCATGCTAACTTCCGCCTTCCGGAAGTACCCTTTCGCCCAGGTAGGGTTCAGTGTGATGGCCTTGTCTGCGTCTGCATTGGCGTAGTAGTACTGCTGCATCTTGCAGAACGCTAACGATCGATTACTGTACAGTATAGGGTCCGCGGGACTAAGCTTGATGGCATGAGTGTAATGAAGGATCGCTTCGGTGAAGTTGCCGGCTTTCACACACCGATTTCCTTCCTCTTTCAGTTCATCCGCCGTCAGATTAAGGTTACTCTTGCCTGTCTCCTTTTCTGTTGGCTTTGGTTTTTCACTGCTGCCCTTGGACTGTGACTGAATGGAGGAACAAGCATTTTTATTCACATTTGCTCCAATTAGTTATCTACTTTAACTCTAGGGGACATGCCTCCATAACTTACCATTGTTTTACCCAGGAACGATCAACTGCGACCAAAGGCAGGATATAAATTCAGTCTGCTGTAACCTTTAACGCACAACGCCGTGCAATTTTTTATCTATCTAAGGAGCAAAACTAGCAAATTACATGCACACAACTAGTCATACTAACGtgtcttttttctttgcaaaggAAAAATCGACAtcaatgtttttgttgatACAGGCGATAGATGTATGCGTGTGGCGAAATGTCATCAATATCTGGGGGCGCAGGTGTTTTGACACTAGCTTCGTTCAATATGAAGATAGCAGCAAACATTTTAAgttgcaggcaggccttgacgtACGCTCATACACGCATCCTTCGTTAAATCGAAAACATTGATCACACACTAGGAATTTACCAATCTTCGCAACAGAATTTACCAAGCATCGTAATGATagtgataaataaaaaagaaatatattttcttttgtgcCTGCATTCAAGCAAAACTGTTCCcatttacttcttctttttgtactTGTCTACTGTATCAATGTAATAATGGCAGTAAACAAACTTACTTCCTTGCAGCGGTGTTCCGGTTTGTGCAGAAGATGCAATTTCTCCCGCAAGACACCACATGGAGCATGTCATCACGATTAGTTTTTAACATCTAAAATCCCTCAGATCtattattttgttgatgcgaaATCCTTAGCCCattgcaaaacaataaaaaaagctgCAATGGTTCACGCATAAATCAATTCTATCAATCGTGAGGATGagtttttcaatttaatgAGAGCCGAGCACCGAAAACAGATGCAATTTCTCCCGCAAGACACCACATGGAGCATGTCATCACGATTAGTTTTTAACATCTAAAATCCCTCCgatccattattttgttgatgcgaaTTCCTTAGCCCattgcaaaacaataaaaaagctgCAATGGTTCACGCATAAATCAATTCTATCAATCGTGAGGATGagtttttcaatttaatgAGAGCCGAGCACCGAAAACAATACAGCTCGATTGCTTTTTAAAGGATTAAATCTCCATACAGAGTGCCACTGTAAATACGCGAGAGATGGCTCCACTTGGTCGTTCCAAAAACATTCCCttacagtttttgttttaggatTGCCATTACGAACCATTAGCTCATCGAGTAATGAAGGCTTTATTTTCTTCTGAACTGTACTAAAAAATTAGAAGTTACTTTATGCAATAATGTTCCCTCCCGAATGAGTTTtttatagaagaaaaaaaaaaatgcgttaGTGATGGAAATTAGAACCTTTTCGCCCATACTTACTAAGCAAATAAAATCGACGAAGGTAAATATAAAGAGCCTCTTTCCATCTGTGTTATCCTACAATTGTGTATTTTTCGGTGAATATATATCccaaattaatttattttattttatttgaatgcTTGATTCCGTCCAGATGCAATCAATTCACATGAACATAAAAAAGTACCGAAGCAGGAATATGGAATATATAATTGTTTGAACGAATCAACTAACGTTACAGGATAACGAAGGAATAAAGGGTGCTGTGCGGTAGTGGTGTTCAAACGGTCCAGTACCTTTATCCTTTAACGATAAACCGTTCTAGGAAGTGCATCCTGATGTGTTCGGTTTGCGATATATGCGCGAGaaggtaaataaaaaacaatacttttgCTAAACGTCTCCCTTCTTTCTCGCCCTATCTTTCGGTCTGTCGGTGTCCGCCCAAAAACTATTGAGATTGGCGGAGGTTCTCGTTGCAGGCTCAATCATCGCTTAGCTCGACGTCATCTATATTTACATCCTATcgacgaaaaacaaaagaagcaaGTTTGAAGTTGATCAAAATCCTATGATCCTGCCTTGACCAGTATTTTTACTTAATACTTACCGAAGTATCGATATTATCGTCCAGATTCAGCGCTTCTATTTCAGACTCAAAGTCTTCCAGTGAACTTTTCCGTTTTACTTGCGCTGCTGACACACCGCCCACATTGGCCATGGGCGTAGTTATCGTGGGCGGTACGTTGGAGGGTGCAAGTTGTGTGGAATTGGTGTTTACTACGGATGGATCAACGTGCTTTGAAACCGAGGCAGCAGCCTGGAACGACGGAAATGGTCTCATAAATATCATAATACGTCGTTCTTTACATTGTTTATCCATACTTACAACATCGTTTCCGTTCGGTAGTGTCGCGGTGGCTTCGCTCGATGCGCTTGGATTGTAGTCAAACTTTCCTTCATTTTCTGCCATTTTCATTTCCTCAATAGGCGTGCGATCAATGTTGAGTGGTACCTTTGAAGCATGGACAAAATAATAGATTAATAAAAGCCAAATAGCAACACCCGCCAAGGAGCTGTGCAATCGAGCCAATTACTTTGGTAGCGACGTTCGCGGGCAGCAGTGTGCTTCGCTCTGGTAGGAGAAATTGCTGCGTCTTTACTGAATCGTAGAAGCCCGGAAACAGATTTTCATATTGCTGTGGATCCGCTAAGCTTTGACCGGCCTTTTCATTGATTTTAGCCAGCTCCGTACGCCAAATATCAAGCACGTGCGAAATTTTGCTTGGCAAGTACGTCCTGCAAAGGAGAATGATACAACACATGCCGTCGATAAGCCATGCCATCTTATCACATCGGCGGGCGCCCTTGGGCCGCAGCAACACTTTCTTTGCAATCAACTTACCGGGCGAAGAATGCTGCTTCCGGTATCCGGTTTGTTTGGATCAgaatttccaaacatttttctAAATCACCCAGCAGAAACATGGACAAGAAAGAGATGTTGAATTTGCCCTGCGTGACACCGTTCTCGCCAAGATTCCGCAGCATATCCGCATCGCCTGTGAACGAAAAAAGGaacacacaataaaaaaaaagaatagtaAGTAACTTCAACACATGTGCACGGTTCAATATCGGAAAGCGATAGGCATCGGTTTGTAACGTATTACCCAGAAGTTCTCTTGGAGTGGGTAATGTGAACCAGTTGTGAACCACCAACTTGATTACGTTTTATGTGCTGTATATGATTAACACCGTTCCCGTAATGGGCAGCAAAGCATGCGATATGGCATtggattttctttcttttttttttgctatctgTCACCTCTTTTAAGACAACATGACAATTTATGGCAACAGGCCGTCCTGGGGCCTTCGATATACTACATACATAGGGCTAGTTAATGAATATAATTATTTTGAGAGCAAATACCAATAACCTCAAGCACAGGGACAGTTTGATTTGCAATGAAAATGGTACCATTGCGCCGAGGTTTGCTAAAACTCTGCCTGCCAGTGTTTTGGATATCGCTCCGAATGCTTACCCGTACTAGTTGCTAGCAGCAGGAGCCCACCGTAATCGTTTGCATTCGTCAGACATTCCTTGACGAGATCGAACTTGTTCTTGCTGGTGGCGATGCCGGCGAGCTGGCTCCATTTTTGGGGACTGTCAGATTCGCGAGCAAGCATGAGCGCCGTATCGAGATCGCCTATTTTCAGCGCCAGCTCAAAACGATGCTCTGGATCAATCGAGACCTGTAAAGCTTGCTGGCGGAATCCTTGCATTTCCAGGAAATGGGCCACACGTGTGCGATGCTCCTTCGGGATGGTGGGCAACACACGATCCGCCGTTTCGAAGTCACGCCGCATAACAGCTGTCTGGTATTCTAACACCGACAGTAACAGTGCAAAGCTGGTCACATTCAACTCCTTATCACCGAGATACAACCTGATTGTTGAATATATACATAGAAAAGTGTGTTTAAACATTGCACACAATGTTAAGTTTGCTTACTTGTCTGCTCGTTTGCTTACCTGTTATCCTTCGGCACGTATCCAAGCAGATACATCGTTCGATCGAGATGGGAAACGGTAACAATTTCTCCGCCAACATAGTAGTTGATGCGGTTCACAGAATTTGTGTAGATGAAACAATCGCCAACCCAAAGTCCTGTACGCACCAGCTCGTTTACTTCGCCAAGAACCTGCGGTAAAGGTAATTCATCATCTAATCGTAGCACTAACCCCCAACCAACCCATCGTTTTGCTATACGTACATCGAAGGCTTCCTCGATGCCATCTTCACCCAACTGTTGCTTGGTGGCCAACGCATTTTGAATCATGCCGATGTCAACCTTCAGTATGAAGTAAGAGTCCTCGGTGGCAAGACATACCAGTGTGCCCGCTTCGTTCCAAAATACGTGTCTGAAATCAGTTAGCCAAATGTAAATGATTGTTAATCAAAgtagaaaatattaatttgcATTTGCACCAGCAGAACATACCTTGGCTGAACCTCGATTCGTCTGATCAGTTCCAAATTTTCCCAATCGTAGAATGTTAAGCCAGATGATGTTTTAACTCCCAGCAATTGTCCACCGAAGATACCTAGTGTGcaagaaagacaaaaaaatattatgaacTCCAAAGCCAGTGTTGCTTATAATCGCAAACGACATAAATCATGcaaaatgattattttgaaACATGAAACACTTCATACACATATTAGAATGTACCTTCTGTGGAACAGTTAAatgcgggtttttttttacagtagCAGTTACAAGAGACAAGAACAATGGCAgcgagaaaatggaaaattggaGAGTAGAAAAGAGCCACTTTAGATAAGGCAAGCGCATAAATGTTTGATTTACTTCAGTACGCTAAAGACAATTGGTAGCTTTTCGTTCATGTAAGGCTTTTTAGGCGCTGCAacgattaaaaataaaacgcttACCTTCTGCACCGTAGTCGGGGGTAAAGCTTTTCCGTTCCTTAAAATTACGGAACAGCTTCACTGTGCCGCTCGATTCGCGTACGGCATACTCGCTGTTTTCCGAGGCCCACACAAATTCTTGAGCGGAACCGAACGCTTTATTGCGGAGGGCCATGGACGTGTAGATTATGTATTCTCCGTCGCCGCACACCACCACAAACCTGTTGAAATGAATCGAGATGAAATCAGAGACGATGAGGAGGGGTTCGGATGTTTcggataaaacaaaaataatcaagGGACGCACCTTCCATTGGGATTGTGGGCGATTGTTTGTGGATAGATTTCACATGCACCCATATCTTTAACCGCTACCGGCAAGCGTTCACCGTCCTTGATTTCCGTTCCTGTTGCAACAGAAAGGAGACAGtagaaaaagggggaaacgAAAATAAATTCTGTGTCGAAACGATTCTAACTCCTGCACTCTGAGTCTCCTGTAGAGATTTTGAGGTTTCTAACACGTTCAGTTACTGATTTGAATAATTCATATTCAAGTTTAAGGTTTATGCTGGTGTTTGACAAAAAACGTAGGGACGCAGGGACATTTATACTGATACTGATGAGCATTGTATGCACGTTCACAAAATTATAACCCAATACATATTAGTGAATTTATTTGCAAATTATGGTTACTAAATGAAATATTACCGTCAagcagatttttttaaacaataattaaaaaattactACTTTAAGTAAAACAACAGTATCTAAACAGAAAATAAGATTAAATTGTACAGCTATTTGAAATCAGCATCGGTATggggtttattattttttttaataaaaacaaactaacaTTGTTGAGAAAAACTTAAACGGACATATTCATCACACTAATGAGTTGTGTCGCAACATTCACAAAATTAACTGCTCAAATACACTTGCAAATATTTCCGCTTAGGCACAATAGCGCAATGGTAAACTGTACAATGTTCGAATATGCATTAGGGGATGATGTGCATAGCGAAAATGCGGAAAATGACACGCTGTTTTGACCTGCCGTACAGTTCTGCTTCTTTAGGTTAAACGGGTACACATTAAGGAGGATGGTGGGTTTAATCATTCTAATGGAGATATACATTCTCTTGCATGGAAGGAAGGAGGAGGAACATGTTACAGGCGTGATATGCTCAGCAATGTTTGATTGTTACTTCCGGTGCTTTCTATAAATGCATTGCTATAACAgtaaaaaaacggcaaaaagGCACAgaattgtttgtttcgttcgtaGTACATTTGCTAGTTGGAACATGaagatgaaacaaaataataaaaaagaagcattttttttaatcgttgTGCAATATGCACCATTCAGTTTCGACTCGATGTtagaattttttatttttcataggATAAAGCAGTACAGCACTTACCTTCAGGGAGCGCTTTCAGGTTAACTTGCTGCATTTCGGAGTGCCTAGCCCATACAATTTTTCCTCCATTCACATCCATCGACATCGCCGGTTCCTCGCGACCAaccttgatgatgatggaccCCTCGTCGTAGCTAATaatgtgaaacaaaacaatgtacAGCAGGCAAAACGTTTAGTCTGTGTCTCAACAATAACTCGCACAAAATACACCACTAATATCACGATATATGTCTCTGTGGAGGTTACTTACCCTAACGCCACGTTGTTGGTGCCTCGCATGCAGGCAATTGTCCAGACACGCTCAAATCCATAATTTAGCGACGTCTCCAGTCTGTAAGTGCCCGAGTGCCAAATGCGAATGGTACCATCCTCCGAGCCCGTTAGCAGAATCGGGAGCTCCGGATGAAAGTAGACCGCTGACACGTTTTGTGCATGCCCTTCCAGCGTTTGGACACACGTTTTATTCTGATAGTCCCAGATTTTGACCAACCGATCGTCGGCACCGGAAATGAGGTACGGTTTATCACCTCCATGATAGTAATCCACACAGTTTACTCCCTTCTCGTGGCCCTCGAGCGTAAAGTTGGGAACGTTCGAGCCCAGCTGCCACACTTTGACCGTACGGTCAAGCGATGCGCTTGCGAATGTATTGTTGTCTTTCGGGTTGAACACGACCTGCATGACGTAGTGCGTGTGTCCCTCGAAGACGCGCTGTACTGCCCACATCTTTTCCCAGTTCCACAGCTTCACCAACATGTCGTCTGCAAGTAATatgtttatataaaaaaaccgACAACGCACGTGAAAAATATCAGACGCCTCTTTCCATAATTCTGCCCGACATTTACTTACCACTACACGTAAGAATGAGCGGCTGTGTTGGATGCACCGCGATGCAGCGTACGTAATCGGTGTGCGCCTCGAACGAATGCACCTTTTCGAGGGTGTTGTAGTTGAAAACGCGCACCTGCATGTCGTCAGAGCCGGTGAGGATCCAGTTCTTGCGCGCCACAAAGCGAGCACAGCGAACCGGTAGATCACAGACCTCGAAATCTTTTACCAGCTGCTGGTTCTCGTAGTTCATCACGTGTACGTGGCCATTGTACAGGGCGCACAGCATCCATGGCTCCGTCGGGTGCAGATCTACCGACTTTACTCGGTCCGACCGCGACGTAAGCCTTCTTTTGATGTCCAACCTTAGTGGCTGTTCGGGGGGAAATAGAGTGCAAGTACAACACATCGGTTAAAGTTATATAAATGTGGATACTTTTCAGCAGTATCAAGTTAAGCATCTTAAACTAGTTCCGGGTTCCAACGGATATAAATAGagcaaattgtttaaataccaAACAGATTTTTCATATACGCAAGAAATAAGGAGCCGCAATGCAATCGACCTAATAAAAAGAGCCGACGGGGTGCGATAACGTCCATTGTGTCATCCGGTGGGAGAatgtttaaatgaaaataaaaaagtgttgcGCTCATATAGCATATGGCTAGAGGAGTCATTCTCCAGCATAGATAAACGCCGAAAGCAAATAAGTATGGAATCATAAATATCACTGGCACTGCAGGTTTTTAATGTTTCATCATCCAGCTCCACCAAATGCCCAAATACCACCCCacgtacactcacacatacacacacacacgtatgaaataaaacaatgtaaaaCACTCGCTGCACAGGGATTCTAACCCTGCTGGTCCCTGAATGGCCGACGGAATCCAAGACATTTCCACATCACTTATCACAATCGACAACAACATCGCTCCCATTGACGATCCGGCAAAAGTGATGACGATGGAGTTGTAGCTTTGAGGACGATTTTGATTTGGGCGTATCCGTGGGTGCATAGCAATCTAAATGCACCGGATGCAAAACTATACTAAAGCACCGATCCATAGCTGTCCAAAACATACAAAGTGAAACGTTTACAAACAAGTCGCACTTAGAATCACGAAATGTAGCATTAATTAGGCACAAATTTTCAACCATTCATTTCACTCATTCAGTGTGTTTGTCACCGGGTATGGAATGTTCACTTTTGCAAGATACCCACACCCACCCACGgctgaaatttaaattacacaAAACCACCGGGAGTTTACTAACCATTTTCTGCTGATTGCACTATGTTTAATAATAGTTTAACACAagatatttaacaaaattcaGCACCAACATGAAAACACGGTTTCGACGTGGCTAAGTTTGATGACATATGGATGACAATCGCAAGAATGACGATTTGACATATGTCACCGAGGCGCTCAAATTTTGACCAAACTCCAGTTCCGATGTGTATTGTGACCGAATAGCTAGAAATGTTTGCCCATTGTACTATGGACGTGCGCTCTAGTGAGCGCAAAATTGGCTCCTCCCTTTTATTTTCGAACATGCCTGTTTCTAActttgtttgaatttgaattcGTAACGGCAATAAAATAcgttaaaaaaactaaacaaatttACTCTTTCTCAAGTTTGCTGATTAGCTCACGTGCTTTATGAAAACCAAgcgaattattatttttttcatttctagaTACTACAAAGaacaaatgtttattttaaagataTTTATGAGATATGTCCATGGTAAAGGATCGATTTAATTGAAGTAAATGTATGTTGAGATACGACACAGTCAACGACCAGGACATCGCGGTGATCCATTCTATCAATTTCTATTAATACCGTGCTCCGTCCGTCCGACAGATCCGTTTACGTGGTACAATAAATTTTaagacatttttaattaagaTCAGTAAAAGCGGGTTTGACGGTAAGTGAACAGAGTGGTCGTCAAGGGTCCTGTCGATCG encodes:
- the LOC121594894 gene encoding coatomer subunit beta' isoform X1; the protein is MTDCNGDTINVQDIACITHRIDKNSVALSRAYSANYLICCSFILQLFTMGHMKNKRRNQAKEAALQREERLRRLEEMDLENMPLRLDIKRRLTSRSDRVKSVDLHPTEPWMLCALYNGHVHVMNYENQQLVKDFEVCDLPVRCARFVARKNWILTGSDDMQVRVFNYNTLEKVHSFEAHTDYVRCIAVHPTQPLILTCSDDMLVKLWNWEKMWAVQRVFEGHTHYVMQVVFNPKDNNTFASASLDRTVKVWQLGSNVPNFTLEGHEKGVNCVDYYHGGDKPYLISGADDRLVKIWDYQNKTCVQTLEGHAQNVSAVYFHPELPILLTGSEDGTIRIWHSGTYRLETSLNYGFERVWTIACMRGTNNVALGYDEGSIIIKVGREEPAMSMDVNGGKIVWARHSEMQQVNLKALPEGTEIKDGERLPVAVKDMGACEIYPQTIAHNPNGRFVVVCGDGEYIIYTSMALRNKAFGSAQEFVWASENSEYAVRESSGTVKLFRNFKERKSFTPDYGAEEGIFGGQLLGVKTSSGLTFYDWENLELIRRIEVQPRHVFWNEAGTLVCLATEDSYFILKVDIGMIQNALATKQQLGEDGIEEAFDVLGEVNELVRTGLWVGDCFIYTNSVNRINYYVGGEIVTVSHLDRTMYLLGYVPKDNRLYLGDKELNVTSFALLLSVLEYQTAVMRRDFETADRVLPTIPKEHRTRVAHFLEMQGFRQQALQVSIDPEHRFELALKIGDLDTALMLARESDSPQKWSQLAGIATSKNKFDLVKECLTNANDYGGLLLLATSTGDADMLRNLGENGVTQGKFNISFLSMFLLGDLEKCLEILIQTNRIPEAAFFARTYLPSKISHVLDIWRTELAKINEKAGQSLADPQQYENLFPGFYDSVKTQQFLLPERSTLLPANVATKVPLNIDRTPIEEMKMAENEGKFDYNPSASSEATATLPNGNDVAAASVSKHVDPSVVNTNSTQLAPSNVPPTITTPMANVGGVSAAQVKRKSSLEDFESEIEALNLDDNIDTSDVNIDDVELSDD
- the LOC121594894 gene encoding coatomer subunit beta' isoform X2; the encoded protein is MTDCNGDTINVQDIACITHRIDKNSVALSRAYSANYLICCSFILQLFTMGHMKNKRRNQAKEAALQREERLRRLEEMDLENMPLRLDIKRRLTSRSDRVKSVDLHPTEPWMLCALYNGHVHVMNYENQQLVKDFEVCDLPVRCARFVARKNWILTGSDDMQVRVFNYNTLEKVHSFEAHTDYVRCIAVHPTQPLILTCSDDMLVKLWNWEKMWAVQRVFEGHTHYVMQVVFNPKDNNTFASASLDRTVKVWQLGSNVPNFTLEGHEKGVNCVDYYHGGDKPYLISGADDRLVKIWDYQNKTCVQTLEGHAQNVSAVYFHPELPILLTGSEDGTIRIWHSGTYRLETSLNYGFERVWTIACMRGTNNVALGYDEGSIIIKVGREEPAMSMDVNGGKIVWARHSEMQQVNLKALPEGTEIKDGERLPVAVKDMGACEIYPQTIAHNPNGRFVVVCGDGEYIIYTSMALRNKAFGSAQEFVWASENSEYAVRESSGTVKLFRNFKERKSFTPDYGAEGIFGGQLLGVKTSSGLTFYDWENLELIRRIEVQPRHVFWNEAGTLVCLATEDSYFILKVDIGMIQNALATKQQLGEDGIEEAFDVLGEVNELVRTGLWVGDCFIYTNSVNRINYYVGGEIVTVSHLDRTMYLLGYVPKDNRLYLGDKELNVTSFALLLSVLEYQTAVMRRDFETADRVLPTIPKEHRTRVAHFLEMQGFRQQALQVSIDPEHRFELALKIGDLDTALMLARESDSPQKWSQLAGIATSKNKFDLVKECLTNANDYGGLLLLATSTGDADMLRNLGENGVTQGKFNISFLSMFLLGDLEKCLEILIQTNRIPEAAFFARTYLPSKISHVLDIWRTELAKINEKAGQSLADPQQYENLFPGFYDSVKTQQFLLPERSTLLPANVATKVPLNIDRTPIEEMKMAENEGKFDYNPSASSEATATLPNGNDVAAASVSKHVDPSVVNTNSTQLAPSNVPPTITTPMANVGGVSAAQVKRKSSLEDFESEIEALNLDDNIDTSDVNIDDVELSDD